The Phacochoerus africanus isolate WHEZ1 chromosome 15, ROS_Pafr_v1, whole genome shotgun sequence genome has a segment encoding these proteins:
- the SFR1 gene encoding swi5-dependent recombination DNA repair protein 1 homolog yields the protein MAAGEVNQDFKMGSPDSAVILPSTPQAGANPPSPPTSSSRKQPMSATLRERLRKTRSSFNSCYSVVKRLKVESEENDQTFSEKPAPSAEEKNCLEFQENFKHIDSEFEESPYSKNTFKNISACESNSFDTESCRDLQDDFMNENLPKQGLNKEKAKLVKQIQEKEDLLRRLKLVKMYRSKNDLSQLQLLIKKWRSCSQLLLYELQSAMSEENKKLSLTQLIDHYGLDDKLLHYSRNEEEFIDV from the exons AAGTAAACCAAGATTTCAAGATGGGAAGTCCAGACTCAGCTGTGATTTTACCTAGCACTCCACAAGCCGGTGCCAATCCACCATCTCCCCCTACAAGTAGTTCAAGAAAACAA CCTATGAGTGCAACCCTTAGAGAAAGGTTAAGGAAAACTAGATCTTCATTTAATTCCTGTTATAGTGTGGTAAAACGACTTAAAGTTGAGAGTGAAGAAAATGATCAGACTTTTTCAGAGAAACCAGCACCttcagcagaagaaaaaaactgtttggaatttcaagaaaattttaaacacataGACAGTGAATTTGAAGAAAGTCCATATTCGAAAAATACCTTCAAGAATATCAGTGCATGTGAATCTAATTCATTTGATACTGAATCATGCAGAGATCTCCAAGATGATTTTATGAACGAGAATCTTCCCAAACAAggattaaacaaagaaaaagcaaaattggTGAAGCAGATTCAGGAGAAAGAAGACCTTCTTCGAAGGCTAAAACTAGTCAAAATGTATAGATCAAAG aaTGACCTGTCTCAGTTACAGTTGTTAATAAAGAAGTGGAGAAGCTGTAGCCAGCTGTTGCTTTATGAGTTGCAGTCAGCTATGTCAGAAGAGAACAAGAAACTAAGCCTTACTCAGCTGATAGACCACTATGGGTTAGATGATAAACTGCTACACTATAGCAGAAATGAAGAAGAATTTATAGATgtttaa